In Janibacter alkaliphilus, the following proteins share a genomic window:
- a CDS encoding DUF368 domain-containing protein: MQQTTDGPAPTEALASRRPRRLLPLDLLRGFLIGMAELVPGVSGGTVALVTGVYDELIDSASHAIAALRRLVTGPDRLASARVELRRTSWWLVIPVLVGMATAVLTMAGVLSSFVSDHPEHARGLFFGLVAVSVIVPLRMLPHATRPAWVDGLIVAAAAVTAFVMTGLAGGGSESDPPMIVVFLAAAVAICALVVPGVSGSFFLLAIGLYTATLDAVDSRDLGYIAVFGLGAIVGLASFVKILDWLLTTHRRTTLLVMTGLMLGSLRALWPWQTSTEDASGEAHGPGSLLAPVDPVPGPLLLMALGALVVAVMIWVESRSSAPSDD; the protein is encoded by the coding sequence ATGCAGCAGACCACCGACGGGCCCGCCCCGACCGAGGCCCTCGCCTCCCGTCGCCCGCGCCGCCTCCTCCCCCTCGACCTGCTCCGGGGTTTCCTCATCGGCATGGCCGAGCTGGTGCCCGGCGTCTCCGGCGGCACCGTGGCGCTGGTCACCGGGGTCTACGACGAGCTCATCGACTCCGCCTCGCACGCCATCGCCGCACTGCGACGGCTGGTTACCGGCCCGGACCGGCTCGCGTCCGCGCGGGTCGAGCTGCGGCGGACCAGCTGGTGGCTCGTCATCCCGGTGCTCGTCGGCATGGCGACCGCGGTGCTGACCATGGCCGGGGTGCTCAGCAGCTTCGTCTCCGACCACCCCGAGCACGCCCGCGGGCTCTTCTTCGGGCTGGTCGCGGTGAGCGTCATCGTGCCCCTGCGGATGCTGCCGCACGCCACCCGACCGGCCTGGGTGGACGGGCTCATCGTCGCGGCGGCGGCAGTCACCGCCTTCGTCATGACGGGGCTGGCCGGGGGCGGCTCCGAGTCGGACCCGCCGATGATCGTCGTCTTCCTCGCGGCGGCGGTGGCGATCTGTGCGCTCGTGGTGCCCGGCGTCTCGGGCTCGTTCTTCCTGCTGGCGATCGGGCTCTACACCGCCACCCTCGACGCGGTGGACTCCCGCGACCTGGGCTACATCGCCGTCTTCGGGCTCGGCGCGATCGTCGGGCTGGCCTCCTTCGTGAAGATCCTCGACTGGCTGCTGACGACGCACCGCCGGACCACGCTGCTCGTGATGACCGGGCTGATGCTCGGCTCGCTGCGCGCGCTGTGGCCGTGGCAGACCTCCACCGAGGACGCCAGCGGCGAGGCGCACGGACCGGGGTCGCTGCTCGCGCCGGTCGACCCGGTCCCCGGGCCGCTGCTGCTCATGGCGCTGGGCGCGCTCGTCGTCGCGGTGATGATCTGGGTGGAGTCGCGGTCCTCGGCGCCGTCCGACGACTGA
- a CDS encoding TrmH family RNA methyltransferase yields the protein MRQDQERGEPQPDPSAPEVGVGPWVGDPPTDPRLDPELLAHGDRRNVEDRYRYWRHEAIVADLDTRRHPFHVAVENWEHDFNIGSVVRTANALGAAAFHIVGRRRWNRRGAMVTDRYQHEHHHPDVAALQRWAATAGPGGTRLPLVGIDNVDGAVPLETSALPRDCVLVLGQEGPGISPEMLEACDVVLAIAQFGSTRSMNAGAAAAIAMHAWVRRHHFDQIP from the coding sequence GTGAGACAGGACCAGGAGCGGGGCGAGCCCCAGCCCGACCCGTCCGCTCCCGAGGTCGGTGTCGGCCCCTGGGTCGGCGACCCGCCGACCGACCCCCGCCTCGACCCCGAGCTGCTCGCGCACGGCGACCGCCGCAACGTCGAGGACCGCTACCGCTACTGGCGCCACGAGGCGATCGTCGCCGACCTGGACACCCGCAGGCACCCCTTCCACGTCGCCGTCGAGAACTGGGAGCACGACTTCAACATCGGCTCCGTGGTGCGCACCGCCAACGCCCTGGGCGCGGCTGCCTTCCACATCGTCGGGCGGCGTCGCTGGAACCGCCGCGGGGCCATGGTCACCGACCGCTACCAGCACGAGCACCATCACCCGGACGTCGCCGCGCTGCAGCGGTGGGCGGCCACGGCGGGGCCTGGCGGCACCCGGCTGCCGCTCGTCGGCATCGACAACGTCGACGGCGCGGTGCCCCTGGAGACCTCCGCGCTCCCGCGCGACTGCGTGCTCGTCCTCGGCCAGGAGGGCCCCGGCATCTCCCCGGAGATGCTCGAGGCCTGCGACGTCGTCCTCGCGATCGCCCAGTTCGGCTCGACCCGCTCGATGAACGCCGGTGCCGCCGCAGCCATCGCGATGCACGCGTGGGTGCGGCGGCACCACTTCGACCAGATCCCCTGA
- a CDS encoding acyltransferase family protein yields the protein MSSAPTLSVRDLAAATPSSRNRVVDLYRAVAISVVVLGHWLMAAVVVRGGEVDLVNILQTQPVLQGLTWVFQVMPLFFLVGGYSNATSWRSARAKGEGWAGWQRARLRRLMTPVVPLLLAWIGIASVALAADVPADLMRTASQTALVPTWFLAAYVLVVAVTPGTLALWERLGWWSVVGGLALGGLVDYVSISTGQILVGFLNYLIVWATVHQLGYAWRDGELASAGRKVALSVVGLTGVTLLVAYGPYPVSMIGVGGPVENSYPTRITMALLGMAQIGVALLAEAPLQRWLQRRRPWTATVAVNARIMSLYLWHLTAMVLVIGASALMGGVGLGLEPGSGAWWATRPVWFAVLAAVTAVFVALLGRWEEPRADLRPEPRSAWRPLLATVAVCGGLAVMAKAGIVTDDGVAWVWPLLPVVALFALRIVRVHRPRTLLTSR from the coding sequence ATGAGCAGCGCACCCACCCTCTCCGTCCGTGACCTGGCCGCCGCGACGCCGAGCAGCCGCAACCGGGTCGTCGACCTCTACCGCGCCGTGGCGATCAGCGTCGTCGTCCTCGGCCACTGGCTGATGGCCGCCGTCGTGGTCCGCGGCGGCGAGGTCGACCTCGTCAACATCCTGCAGACCCAGCCGGTGCTGCAGGGGCTGACCTGGGTCTTCCAGGTGATGCCGCTCTTCTTCCTCGTCGGCGGGTACAGCAACGCCACCTCGTGGCGCTCCGCGCGGGCGAAGGGGGAGGGCTGGGCCGGCTGGCAGCGGGCCCGGCTGCGCCGGCTGATGACCCCGGTGGTGCCGCTGCTGCTCGCCTGGATCGGCATCGCGTCGGTGGCGCTGGCCGCGGACGTGCCGGCCGACCTCATGCGCACCGCCAGCCAGACGGCGCTGGTGCCGACGTGGTTCCTCGCCGCCTACGTGCTCGTCGTCGCCGTCACCCCGGGCACCCTGGCGCTGTGGGAGCGGCTGGGCTGGTGGAGCGTCGTCGGCGGGCTGGCGCTCGGTGGGCTCGTGGACTACGTGAGCATCTCCACCGGACAGATCCTCGTCGGCTTCCTCAACTACCTGATCGTCTGGGCCACCGTGCACCAGCTGGGCTACGCCTGGCGGGACGGCGAGCTGGCGAGCGCCGGCCGCAAGGTCGCGCTGTCGGTGGTCGGCCTGACCGGGGTCACCCTGCTCGTCGCCTACGGCCCCTACCCGGTCTCGATGATCGGGGTCGGCGGCCCGGTCGAGAACTCCTACCCGACCCGGATCACCATGGCGCTGCTGGGCATGGCGCAGATCGGTGTCGCGCTGCTGGCCGAGGCGCCGCTGCAGCGCTGGCTGCAGCGCCGTCGCCCGTGGACGGCCACGGTCGCGGTCAACGCCCGGATCATGTCGCTCTACCTGTGGCACCTCACCGCGATGGTGCTCGTCATCGGCGCCTCGGCCCTGATGGGTGGTGTCGGGCTCGGCCTGGAGCCGGGCAGCGGCGCCTGGTGGGCGACCCGGCCGGTCTGGTTCGCGGTGCTGGCCGCGGTGACGGCGGTCTTCGTGGCCCTGCTGGGCCGGTGGGAGGAGCCGCGGGCGGACCTGCGGCCGGAGCCGCGCTCGGCGTGGCGCCCGCTGCTGGCGACCGTCGCGGTCTGCGGCGGCCTGGCGGTCATGGCGAAGGCGGGCATCGTCACCGACGACGGGGTGGCGTGGGTGTGGCCGCTGCTGCCGGTGGTGGCGCTCTTCGCCCTGCGCATCGTCCGGGTGCACCGGCCGCGGACGCTGCTCACCTCGCGCTGA
- a CDS encoding pyridoxal phosphate-dependent aminotransferase: MSASRRSQVPPFEVMDVLARVADLRAEGREVLSLCAGEPGQGAPAAVQEAAARVHQRQDPLGYTPALGTAALRAAVAGHYHRWYGLELDPREVAITTGSSGGFVLAFLAAFDAGDRVALARPGYPAYRNILRSLGCEVVDIDCGPVQRYQPTVPQLEAEHAAAPLAGLVLASPANPTGTMVDRGELTAIAAWCQAHGVRLISDEIYHGVTYPQAGASDPKGVCAREVDPGAVVVSSFSKYWGMTGWRLGWLLLPEDLQAAVDALAGNLALCPPAPAQQAATAAFAPESYARSEEAVREFAATRELLLDRAPELGWGTAAPADGTFYYWADLGDQLERWGDSRRYATALLEATGVALTPGVDFDDQAGHRCVRLSFAAGHDVVAQALERIAAFQS, translated from the coding sequence GTGAGCGCCTCCCGTCGCAGCCAGGTCCCTCCCTTCGAGGTGATGGACGTCCTCGCCCGGGTGGCGGACCTGCGCGCCGAGGGCCGCGAGGTGCTCTCGCTGTGCGCCGGGGAGCCCGGTCAGGGCGCGCCGGCCGCGGTGCAGGAGGCGGCCGCCCGGGTGCACCAGCGCCAGGACCCGCTCGGCTACACCCCGGCCCTGGGCACGGCCGCGCTGCGGGCGGCGGTGGCCGGGCACTACCACCGCTGGTACGGCCTCGAGCTCGACCCGCGTGAGGTGGCGATCACCACCGGCAGCTCCGGCGGCTTCGTGCTCGCCTTCCTGGCCGCCTTCGACGCCGGCGACCGGGTCGCCCTGGCCCGTCCCGGCTACCCGGCCTACCGCAACATCCTGCGCAGCCTCGGCTGCGAGGTCGTCGACATCGACTGCGGTCCGGTCCAGCGCTACCAGCCGACCGTGCCGCAGCTGGAGGCCGAGCACGCGGCCGCGCCGCTGGCCGGGCTGGTGCTCGCCTCGCCGGCCAACCCCACCGGCACGATGGTCGACCGTGGCGAGCTCACCGCGATCGCTGCCTGGTGCCAGGCGCACGGGGTGCGGCTGATCAGCGACGAGATCTACCACGGGGTGACCTACCCGCAGGCGGGGGCGAGCGACCCGAAGGGGGTGTGCGCCCGGGAGGTCGATCCCGGCGCCGTCGTCGTCTCCAGCTTCAGCAAGTACTGGGGGATGACCGGGTGGCGGCTCGGCTGGCTGCTGCTGCCGGAGGATCTGCAGGCCGCGGTGGACGCGCTGGCCGGCAACCTCGCGCTGTGCCCGCCGGCGCCGGCGCAGCAGGCGGCGACGGCCGCCTTCGCCCCGGAGTCCTACGCCCGCTCGGAGGAGGCGGTGCGTGAGTTCGCGGCCACCCGTGAGCTGCTGCTGGACCGCGCGCCGGAGCTCGGCTGGGGGACCGCCGCCCCCGCGGACGGCACCTTCTACTACTGGGCCGACCTCGGCGACCAGCTGGAGCGGTGGGGCGACTCGCGCCGCTACGCGACGGCGCTGCTGGAGGCCACCGGGGTGGCCCTCACCCCTGGCGTCGACTTCGACGACCAGGCCGGGCATCGGTGCGTGCGACTGTCCTTCGCCGCCGGCCACGACGTCGTCGCGCAGGCGCTGGAGCGGATCGCCGCCTTCCAGTCCTGA
- the fbaA gene encoding class II fructose-bisphosphate aldolase — protein sequence MPIATPEVYRDMLDRAKAGSFAYPAINVSSSQTLNAAIRGFAEAGSDGIIQVSTGGAEYLSGPTVKNMVTGSLAFAAYAREVAKGYDVNIALHTDHCPKDKLDGFVRPLLQASIEQKQQTGLPIFQSHMWDGSAVPLDENLQIGQELLELAAAADIILEVEIGVVGGEEDGVAHEINEQLYTTTDDALATVEALGLGEKGRYMTALTFGNVHGVYKPGNVKLRPEILKECQDAIVAKYGTDKGERPLDLVFHGGSGSTAQEISDAVDFGVVKMNVDTDTQYAFTRPIAGWMLSNYEGVLKVDGEVGNKKQYDPRAWGKVAEEAMAARVVEACQNLRSAGTSVTA from the coding sequence ATGCCCATCGCCACCCCCGAGGTCTACCGGGACATGCTGGACCGCGCGAAGGCCGGGTCCTTCGCCTACCCGGCGATCAACGTCAGCTCCAGCCAGACCCTCAACGCCGCCATCCGCGGCTTCGCCGAGGCCGGCTCTGACGGCATCATCCAGGTCTCCACCGGCGGCGCGGAGTACCTCTCCGGCCCCACCGTGAAGAACATGGTCACCGGCTCGCTCGCCTTCGCCGCCTACGCCCGCGAGGTCGCCAAGGGCTACGACGTCAACATCGCGCTGCACACCGACCACTGCCCCAAGGACAAGCTCGACGGCTTCGTCCGGCCGCTGCTGCAGGCCAGCATCGAGCAGAAGCAGCAGACCGGGCTGCCGATCTTCCAGTCGCACATGTGGGACGGCTCCGCGGTGCCGCTGGACGAGAACCTGCAGATCGGCCAGGAGCTGCTCGAGCTCGCCGCGGCTGCGGACATCATCCTCGAGGTCGAGATCGGCGTCGTCGGCGGCGAGGAGGACGGCGTCGCCCACGAGATCAACGAGCAGCTCTACACCACGACCGACGACGCGCTGGCCACCGTCGAGGCCCTCGGTCTGGGCGAGAAGGGCCGCTACATGACGGCGCTGACCTTCGGCAACGTGCACGGCGTCTACAAGCCGGGCAACGTCAAGCTCCGCCCGGAGATCCTCAAGGAGTGCCAGGACGCGATCGTCGCGAAGTACGGCACGGACAAGGGCGAGCGGCCGCTGGACCTCGTCTTCCACGGCGGCTCCGGCTCCACCGCGCAGGAGATCTCGGACGCGGTCGACTTCGGCGTCGTGAAGATGAACGTCGACACCGACACCCAGTACGCCTTCACCCGCCCGATCGCCGGCTGGATGCTCAGCAACTACGAGGGCGTGCTCAAGGTCGACGGCGAGGTCGGCAACAAGAAGCAGTACGACCCGCGCGCCTGGGGCAAGGTCGCCGAGGAGGCGATGGCTGCCCGCGTCGTCGAGGCGTGCCAGAACCTGCGCAGCGCCGGCACCAGCGTCACCGCCTGA
- a CDS encoding DUF3151 domain-containing protein: MSAGDNLLGIPETLLPEDPAAQRLEEGVDAADVARLHPTSSLAWATLAEDALEDGRTVEGYAYARTGYHRALDALRKSGWRGQGPVPWSHEPNRGFLRALAALTRAAGAIGETDEEERCSAFLRDSSAEAYRELLG, translated from the coding sequence ATGAGCGCCGGAGACAACCTGCTCGGCATCCCCGAGACCCTGCTGCCGGAGGACCCGGCCGCCCAGCGGCTGGAGGAAGGGGTGGACGCCGCCGACGTCGCGCGGCTGCACCCCACCTCCTCGCTGGCCTGGGCCACCCTCGCCGAGGACGCGCTCGAGGACGGGCGCACGGTCGAGGGCTACGCCTACGCCCGCACCGGCTACCACCGGGCGCTGGACGCCCTGCGCAAGTCCGGGTGGCGCGGCCAGGGCCCGGTGCCCTGGTCGCACGAGCCGAACCGCGGCTTCCTGCGGGCGCTGGCGGCGCTGACCCGCGCCGCGGGCGCGATCGGCGAGACCGACGAGGAGGAGCGCTGCTCCGCCTTCCTGCGGGACTCCAGCGCCGAGGCCTACCGGGAGCTGCTGGGCTGA
- a CDS encoding helix-turn-helix transcriptional regulator produces MGTHPVEDPLRRLERVLAEDTARLTETRERLADIGDALVQLRARMHHIDLGDDLGVQVLEQEVASPILVRLAGGADQVDNVVMQVDVGAGAEDVNSRSELERAQEGQRQRTLVHPMALEDEVSRLRLSAKREVGQEQRVSDVPGTEFLVLGDEAVVTLERWGDPTSRYLFVRHPALVRSFATWFDAVWAVSPEVSLSVSGPDEAPLVRLLALGLKDETIARTLGVSLRTVRRRIAGLMDEHGVSTRFQLGVALERDGQL; encoded by the coding sequence ATGGGGACGCACCCGGTCGAGGACCCGCTCCGCAGGCTCGAGCGCGTGCTCGCCGAGGACACCGCCCGGCTCACCGAGACCCGGGAACGGCTGGCCGACATCGGCGACGCGCTGGTCCAGCTCCGCGCCCGGATGCACCACATCGATCTCGGTGACGACCTGGGCGTCCAGGTCCTCGAGCAGGAGGTCGCCAGCCCCATCCTCGTCCGGCTCGCCGGCGGCGCCGACCAGGTCGACAACGTCGTCATGCAGGTCGACGTCGGCGCCGGCGCCGAGGACGTCAACTCCCGCTCCGAGCTGGAGCGCGCCCAGGAGGGGCAGCGTCAGCGGACCTTGGTGCACCCGATGGCCCTGGAGGACGAGGTGAGCCGGCTGCGGCTGTCCGCCAAGCGCGAGGTCGGCCAGGAGCAGCGCGTCTCGGACGTCCCGGGCACCGAGTTCCTCGTCCTCGGCGACGAGGCGGTGGTGACCCTGGAGCGCTGGGGCGATCCCACCTCGCGCTACCTCTTCGTGCGCCACCCGGCGCTGGTGCGCTCCTTCGCCACCTGGTTCGACGCGGTGTGGGCGGTCTCCCCGGAGGTCTCGCTCAGCGTGTCCGGGCCCGACGAGGCGCCGCTGGTGCGGCTGCTGGCGCTCGGCCTGAAGGACGAGACGATCGCGCGCACCCTAGGGGTCTCGCTGCGCACCGTGCGCCGCCGGATCGCCGGGCTGATGGACGAGCACGGGGTCTCCACCCGCTTCCAGCTCGGGGTGGCGCTGGAGCGTGACGGGCAGCTGTGA
- a CDS encoding adenylosuccinate synthase has product MPAIVLVGAQWGDEGKGKATDLMGRDVDYVVKFNGGNNAGHTVVIDGEKYALHLLPSGILSPNCVPVIGNGVVVDLEVLFTELDGLSARGVDVSKLRISSNAHVIAPYNRTLDKVTERFLGSRKIGTTGRGIGPTYADKMNRVGIRVQDIFDESILRQKVEAALAVKNQVLAKIYNTRAVEADRVVAELLSYAERLRPMVTDTSLELEQALDAGQNVLLEAGQATLLDIDHGTYPFVTSSSATAGGACTGSGIPPTRVSRVIAILKAYSTRVGEGPFPTELFDDDGETLRKTGAEYGTTTGRPRRCGWVDTVVGRYATRINGVTDFVVTKLDVLTGFEQVPVCVAYDVDGVRHDEMPAGQSDYHHATPIYEHLDGWWEDISGCRTFEELPEAAQRYVLRLEELIGARVSAIGVGPGREQIIQRYPLLDS; this is encoded by the coding sequence ATGCCGGCGATCGTGCTGGTCGGGGCCCAGTGGGGCGACGAGGGCAAGGGCAAGGCGACCGATCTCATGGGTCGCGACGTCGACTACGTCGTGAAGTTCAACGGCGGCAACAACGCCGGGCACACGGTGGTCATCGACGGGGAGAAGTACGCGCTGCACCTGCTGCCCAGCGGCATCCTCTCGCCGAACTGCGTGCCGGTCATCGGCAACGGCGTGGTGGTCGACCTCGAGGTGCTCTTCACCGAGCTGGACGGGCTCAGCGCCCGCGGGGTCGACGTCTCCAAGCTGCGGATCAGCAGCAACGCGCACGTCATCGCGCCCTACAACCGGACCTTGGACAAGGTCACCGAGCGCTTCCTCGGGTCCCGCAAGATCGGCACCACCGGCCGGGGCATCGGCCCGACCTACGCCGACAAGATGAACCGCGTCGGCATCCGGGTGCAGGACATCTTCGACGAATCGATCCTGCGGCAGAAGGTGGAGGCGGCGCTGGCCGTCAAGAACCAGGTGCTCGCCAAGATCTACAACACCCGCGCGGTCGAGGCCGACCGGGTGGTCGCCGAGCTGCTGTCCTACGCCGAGCGGCTGCGCCCGATGGTCACCGACACCTCGCTGGAGCTGGAGCAGGCCCTCGACGCCGGGCAGAACGTGCTGCTCGAGGCCGGGCAGGCGACCCTGCTGGACATCGATCACGGCACCTACCCCTTCGTCACCAGCTCCTCGGCCACCGCCGGCGGCGCCTGCACCGGATCGGGGATCCCGCCGACCCGGGTGAGCCGGGTCATCGCCATCCTCAAGGCCTACTCCACCCGGGTGGGTGAGGGGCCCTTCCCGACCGAGCTCTTCGACGACGACGGCGAGACGCTGCGCAAGACCGGCGCCGAGTACGGCACCACCACCGGACGGCCGCGCCGCTGCGGCTGGGTGGACACCGTCGTCGGCCGCTACGCGACCCGGATCAACGGGGTGACCGACTTCGTCGTCACCAAGCTCGACGTGCTCACCGGCTTCGAGCAGGTGCCGGTCTGCGTCGCCTACGACGTCGACGGGGTGCGGCACGACGAGATGCCGGCCGGGCAGAGCGACTACCACCACGCCACCCCGATCTACGAGCACCTCGACGGCTGGTGGGAGGACATCAGCGGCTGCCGCACCTTCGAGGAGCTGCCCGAGGCGGCGCAGCGCTACGTGCTGCGGCTGGAGGAGCTCATCGGTGCGCGGGTCTCGGCGATCGGCGTCGGCCCGGGGCGCGAGCAGATCATCCAGCGCTACCCGCTGCTGGACTCCTGA
- a CDS encoding DUF5302 domain-containing protein, producing MSSHESHREGAPEDVKAKFREALEKKQAHGGTDVSPDGAHGKVESAHRAETSGAQQMFRRKSG from the coding sequence ATGTCCAGTCACGAGTCGCACCGCGAGGGTGCGCCGGAGGACGTGAAGGCGAAGTTCCGCGAGGCGCTGGAGAAGAAGCAGGCGCACGGCGGCACCGACGTCAGCCCGGACGGCGCGCACGGCAAGGTCGAGTCCGCCCATCGGGCCGAGACCTCCGGGGCGCAGCAGATGTTCCGCCGCAAGTCCGGCTGA
- a CDS encoding UvrD-helicase domain-containing protein gives MTHAEIDAAAAEVAHEQAHLDRVHAELAKAGQRAGLVATDGLSRGRTDRTGDVRDEEMSGLFERDALVYNAARRLASLQHQYEGLVFGRLDLDHGEVMDLADREVRYVGRLGVRDDDYEPLVIDWRAPAASPFYRATPVDNQGVIRRRVLRSRGETVVGVEDDLMVPEAPDDLAVVGDGALLAALTRTRGKQMRDIVATIQAHQDEAIRASDRGVTEITGGPGTGKTVVALHRAAYLLYANRRRYEAGGVLVIGPSAAYTAYIERVLPSLGEDSVVLRSLGDVVDAVTAYRLDSPEVAAIKGSLRMRTVLDRLAARPVPEAPTELRVMIDGQPVRLDADRLERVRRQALRDRTRNQAARVVRGMLAEAAWASVREGDRDEFLDAFEISGAVDDFLGRWWPQVDPREVLLWLTDTELAYEVARSVLSQGDAAALAHSVRETLEIGTWSVADVALIDELSVRIGLVEDVEDEDDERGFFEIEELDGVEELQAMGSGIQAPESGPATTPVLARERLLHGRLGRPEEYAHVLVDEAQDLSPMQWRMIGRRGRRASWTVVGDAAQAAWEDAAEAQQAREEAYGTQERRGFHMGTNYRNAREIFDYARDVVLPAVPDADIPEAVRETGVQPVELTFGDALDTSVPGVAVVAEQALADLAEQVDGSIAVITPTRHQDAVLGLDGSHDGRVVVIDPMSTKGLEWDATLVIDPEAIAAEAPGGARVLYVVLTRAAHRMTVLRPIV, from the coding sequence GTGACGCACGCCGAGATCGATGCCGCGGCGGCCGAGGTCGCCCACGAGCAGGCCCACCTGGACCGGGTGCACGCCGAGCTGGCGAAGGCGGGCCAGCGCGCCGGCCTGGTGGCCACCGACGGCCTCTCCCGTGGCCGCACCGACCGGACCGGAGACGTCCGCGACGAGGAGATGTCCGGTCTCTTCGAGCGGGATGCGCTGGTCTACAACGCCGCCCGCCGGCTGGCCAGCCTGCAGCACCAGTACGAGGGTCTCGTCTTCGGCCGCCTCGACCTCGACCACGGCGAGGTGATGGACCTCGCCGACCGGGAGGTGCGCTACGTCGGCCGGCTCGGGGTCCGCGACGACGACTACGAGCCGCTGGTCATCGACTGGCGGGCGCCGGCGGCCTCCCCCTTCTACCGGGCCACCCCGGTGGACAACCAGGGCGTCATCCGACGGCGGGTGCTGCGCTCGCGCGGCGAGACCGTCGTCGGCGTCGAGGACGACCTCATGGTGCCGGAGGCCCCGGACGACCTCGCGGTGGTCGGCGACGGCGCGCTGCTGGCCGCGCTCACCCGCACCCGCGGGAAGCAGATGCGCGACATCGTGGCCACGATCCAGGCCCACCAGGACGAGGCGATCCGGGCCAGCGACCGCGGCGTCACCGAGATCACCGGTGGCCCGGGCACCGGCAAGACCGTCGTCGCGCTGCACCGCGCCGCCTACCTGCTCTACGCCAACCGGCGCCGCTACGAGGCCGGCGGCGTGCTCGTCATCGGGCCCTCGGCCGCCTACACCGCCTACATCGAGCGGGTGCTGCCCTCGCTCGGCGAGGACTCGGTGGTGCTGCGCTCGCTCGGCGACGTCGTCGACGCGGTCACCGCCTACCGCCTGGACAGCCCCGAGGTGGCCGCGATCAAGGGCTCGCTGCGGATGCGCACGGTGCTCGACCGGCTGGCCGCGCGACCGGTGCCCGAGGCCCCCACCGAGCTGCGGGTGATGATCGATGGGCAGCCGGTCCGCCTGGACGCCGACCGGCTGGAGCGGGTGCGTCGTCAGGCGCTGCGCGACCGCACCCGCAACCAGGCCGCCCGGGTGGTCCGCGGGATGCTCGCCGAGGCCGCCTGGGCGAGCGTGCGCGAGGGCGACCGGGACGAGTTCCTCGACGCCTTCGAGATCTCCGGCGCGGTCGACGACTTCCTCGGCCGCTGGTGGCCGCAGGTCGACCCCCGGGAGGTGCTGCTCTGGCTCACCGACACCGAGCTCGCCTACGAGGTGGCCCGCTCGGTCCTCTCCCAGGGGGACGCGGCGGCGCTGGCGCACTCGGTGCGCGAGACGCTGGAGATCGGCACCTGGAGCGTGGCCGACGTGGCGCTCATCGACGAGCTGTCGGTGCGGATCGGGCTGGTCGAGGACGTCGAGGACGAGGACGACGAGCGCGGCTTCTTCGAGATCGAGGAGCTGGACGGGGTCGAGGAGCTGCAGGCCATGGGCAGCGGCATCCAGGCGCCGGAGTCCGGGCCCGCGACCACACCGGTGCTGGCCCGGGAGCGCCTGCTGCACGGTCGGCTGGGCCGTCCCGAGGAGTACGCGCACGTGCTCGTCGACGAGGCGCAGGACCTCTCCCCGATGCAGTGGCGGATGATCGGGCGACGCGGTCGGCGGGCCTCGTGGACCGTCGTCGGGGACGCGGCGCAGGCCGCCTGGGAGGACGCCGCCGAGGCGCAGCAGGCCCGCGAGGAGGCCTACGGCACCCAGGAGCGGCGCGGCTTCCACATGGGCACGAACTACCGCAACGCCCGGGAGATCTTCGACTACGCCCGTGACGTCGTGCTGCCGGCGGTGCCGGACGCGGACATCCCCGAGGCGGTCCGCGAGACCGGGGTGCAGCCGGTCGAGCTGACCTTCGGCGACGCCCTGGACACCTCGGTGCCGGGGGTGGCGGTGGTCGCCGAGCAGGCGCTGGCCGACCTGGCCGAGCAGGTCGACGGCAGCATCGCCGTGATCACCCCGACCCGGCACCAGGACGCGGTGCTGGGCCTCGACGGCAGCCACGACGGCCGGGTGGTGGTCATCGACCCCATGTCCACCAAGGGGCTGGAGTGGGACGCGACGCTGGTGATCGACCCGGAGGCGATCGCCGCCGAGGCACCCGGCGGGGCGCGGGTGCTCTACGTCGTGCTCACCCGCGCCGCCCACCGGATGACGGTGCTGCGCCCGATCGTCTGA